The following are from one region of the Arachis duranensis cultivar V14167 chromosome 10, aradu.V14167.gnm2.J7QH, whole genome shotgun sequence genome:
- the LOC107471305 gene encoding cell division control protein 48 homolog C isoform X1: MDKLFCTMSDFQEAVKKVQPSLRREGFSSVPNVKWEDVGGLDCLKEEFESSIIRPIKYPEVYQTFEVENETEILLFGPPGCGKTLIAKAVANEAGANFIHIKGPELLNKFVGESEREVRRVFSRARACSPCIVFFDEVDALSTKRDSKGGSVVEPVVNQLLIELNGGD; the protein is encoded by the exons ATGGATAAGCTTTTTTGCACAATGTCTGATTTTCAG GAAGCAGTGAAAAAGGTGCAACCTTCATTAAGAAGAGAGGGCTTCTCATCCGTTCCCAATGTGAAATGGGAAGATGTTGGGGGCCTTGATTGTTTAAAGGAGGAGTTTGAATCCAGTATAATAAGGCCGATAAAATATCCCGAGGTTTATCAG ACATTTGAGGTGGAAAATGAGACGGAAATTTTGCTTTTTGGGCCCCCTGGTTGCGGTAAAACTCTTATTGCCAAAGCTGTTGCCAATGAGGCAGGAGCTAATTTCATTCATATTAAG GGGCCTGAACTCTTAAATAAATTTGTTGGAGAAAGTGAGCGAGAAGTTCGACGAGTGTTTAGTCGTGCAAGGGCATGTTCACCCTGTATAGTATTTTTTGACGAG gTGGATGCTCTATCAACCAAACGTGATTCGAAAGGTGGATCGGTAGTCGAACCAGTTGTGAACCAG TTACTTATTGAGCTAAATGGTGGTGACTAG
- the LOC107471305 gene encoding cell division control protein 48 homolog C isoform X2, which produces MDKLFCTMSDFQEAVKKVQPSLRREGFSSVPNVKWEDVGGLDCLKEEFESSIIRPIKYPEVYQTFEVENETEILLFGPPGCGKTLIAKAVANEAGANFIHIKGPELLNKFVGESEREVRRVFSRARACSPCIVFFDENVV; this is translated from the exons ATGGATAAGCTTTTTTGCACAATGTCTGATTTTCAG GAAGCAGTGAAAAAGGTGCAACCTTCATTAAGAAGAGAGGGCTTCTCATCCGTTCCCAATGTGAAATGGGAAGATGTTGGGGGCCTTGATTGTTTAAAGGAGGAGTTTGAATCCAGTATAATAAGGCCGATAAAATATCCCGAGGTTTATCAG ACATTTGAGGTGGAAAATGAGACGGAAATTTTGCTTTTTGGGCCCCCTGGTTGCGGTAAAACTCTTATTGCCAAAGCTGTTGCCAATGAGGCAGGAGCTAATTTCATTCATATTAAG GGGCCTGAACTCTTAAATAAATTTGTTGGAGAAAGTGAGCGAGAAGTTCGACGAGTGTTTAGTCGTGCAAGGGCATGTTCACCCTGTATAGTATTTTTTGACGAG AATGTTGTGTAA